The sequence AATGCCTCCTCTAACCTCTGAATCACCTTCACCCCCTCACCACACCTATCCATCAGCAATGCATTCTCAAACAATGCCTCGAACGAAAGAGGGGTTTCCGATAAAATCTCTTCGAAAACTTCCCTTGCATCTTCAAGCTTCCCCATTTCGTTCAACAGCCTCGCCGTCAAGAATTTCCATTCGGTATTCTCCGGCTGAGCAGACGACAACTTCTTCAGTATTTTCAGACTCTCCTCGTCCTCCCCTGATTCCAATTTTTCCTGGAGGAGATTTTTTAGGGCTTCAATAGCTTCAGGACTGGATTCTAAGAACTGAGTCAGTGGTGAaccctcctcttcttcttcttgctgTTGCTCTTCCATTACAGCAGCTGGTGGGGTTTCAGCACTTGCAAATGAGGTTCCGACCGGGAACTTCCCTAAAGCCACAGCGGCGAAAACAACAGCAACACCGGCAGATTTGAGGGTAGAGATTAATGGGTTCGACTTAGAATTTCCATTGACGGAAGCCTGAAGGACGAATCTTCTGCTATAGCTTTTATGAGCAGTTTTGGGGATTGTGAAAATGGAGGAACGGGAAGGTGAATTGGGGAAAGTGGTGGAGTGGTGGAAGAACGACGATGAACCGATAGTCAAAGTGGAGTTCATGGTGATAGTCGCCGGTAAAAGGTAGATTCCGGCGGGATGGACGAAAGCTAAAGTCTCCGGCGAGTTTTTTTTGGGAAGGTTTTAGCGGTGTGTGGTAGGGTTTTAGAGTTTCAAGAATTAAAAAAAGGGaactcaactttgtcatttggagctgatatacccctcgcgctataaaagtggctcatatatgcctttaccgttatacaaacggctcacatatacccctgccgttacaaaatggctcacatatacccttcatttaacggaagttaaaaaattagttttaaatttatatattacttctattttttttttaaaattatttaggggtatatatgattcttctatcaaagttcaaggtatattttaatttttttatacataaattattttttgacttcttttattataattatttgaatttcttattcttattttgtttttttctttcattccttagtttaaagaataaaaaattaaactatttttttgtgtgtgtattgtaatttaatttcatattcgaagaaaaattttgatcatctacaataagttttacaagaatattagtgaaacataaataaatttgattatcaaaataataattataaattagtcattgaaaccaaaaaaagtaaaaaaaaaatatgtttgacgaggattaaatttactcatatgggattataattttttagaaaaaaaattaataatttagattaaaattattttttttttcatttccgttagaggaaaatggtatatgtgagccatttgtttacaagtaggggtatatatgagccatttgtttataaataggggtatatatgagccactttcataacaaggggtatatcagctctaaatgacaaaattgaggggtatatcagacccttttcccttaaaaaaaaaaggggttaGGAGAGATTTGTTGTAAGAGTCGGGTTTAGGTTGACATGCTTCTGAAGAAGATTTTATGTAAcgtttaaatattataatatacatatttttggaTTCCCGATAGGCGTAATTCaagaaattcattttaaatctcGTTTGAATATGATTTTCTACTAgtgatttaaaatcaaattgatttaaagttaaagttctattttcatatattttgaatttttatataatcttatcaaataagtaaattataatttataaataacatGTCTAAATATATTAAGGTGATACATTATTCAAATCTCATGTCGAAACACCTATTTTAATGCGCATAATATGTAGCTTGGACAATGACATATACCATATGATATCAATTGAAGTCGTATGGTAGAATATAtaagaataatgaaaaatatagtgtattagtaatatatatattatttattcttgcATTAGTTATGATGAGATTTTTTTATGCAATGTTTAGTTTGGTGTAGTAAAATATTATGCattacacaatttttttttaaaaaaaattgtttacaaaattaccctccacaAATACGGTGGAAGGATGTAAAATAGGTTTTTAAGGGCAATTGTGTCTTTCATAATGCTAATGCTTGCATTAGAACCCATTGCATTAGCAATACAATCTTCGATACACAATagagtgtattactaatacaaaCATTAGTTATGCATGGATTAGAAAAACGTACCAAACAAGGTACTACTAATATGTCAAGCTAACGCAAGCATTATTTTTTCTAGTACACTCTATCAAATGACGATCTATATGAACTAGACATGTTGGACCGGTCAAATCCGTGATTTGTTAGAAGCTAAAAATTTTGGAGTACATTTGAGAATAGTATTTTTATGCCAATTGGAATTTATaagatttaattaaaaattaaaataaaataaaatattaaaaataataagagtCTAAAGTCAAAATctatctaaaatttaaaatattattaaaatttaaatacgaTATAGACTTATAAAATATGTGCTACGTAGCTAAACtagaattttttctaaaatgtcTAGGGAATCACTATGTAGGTCGTATCCTACGGAATATTGTCATACTTTTGTGTTTATCatcattatttgaaaaaattatgttaatattttgattttttgctatttatacttttatttgaaatcaaacttaataatattataaagataattttatttgtgaatctgattaacaagtagtaacacTAACACAATGTAATATTATCTTGTTGATATTTATggtaatatatttaaattaaaatttgattttaataatcataaaaaatacatattttcaaaaaggaaaattacGTGGTTAAAcaaacttatattatttaattactcatcatagctatagtttgctacaATTACCACTCTCgactaatattatacattaattacatagactgacttcgagtttgtataattagtcatgtttgtatatgtaattcaccaaaatattcaaatatatatgtacaatatacaattatctaatcgatatacatataaaacTCACCTCTCTGCTCTCTCTCGcccgcctctctcctccctctcccaatctcacttgccatatatacaaatgcatgtgtataatatacaattatatacatatacaattcacccctctctcactctctgccctctctcgcccgcctctctcctccctctcccaatctcgcttgccatatatacaaatgcatatgtataatatacaattatatacatatacaattcacctctctctcactctctgtcctctctcgctcgcctctctcctccctctcccaatctcgcttgctatatatacaaatacatatgtataatatacaattatctagtcgatatacatgtacaattcacctttctctcactcttttccctctctctcctctctctcccaatctcgctcgcctctctcctcctgataacatgtagctacgctTTGTAATTTTCAAAGTATAACTATGAAGAGTAATTGCTATTCTTAAGTGATTATATCTGAAAGTTTCCCttaaaaaatgaattgaccCGACACAGTCCGTATCCAACGTACTTATTTTTCTCTGTTCTTTCATCATTTGATTAAGACTAAAAAAGAGTTAGGAGGTAGTGTAATCTTGTCTATATTAGGGTCGTTGGTCTTCATTATCTTTTCTTCATACTAAAATTTGTTGCACTTGAAATGAGGGTCTTTTCGAAAGAATTTCTCTATCTCTACGAGGTATTGGTAATATTTACATACATTTTGCCTTATCTAAATCTCACTaataaaatttcacaaaatatgttattgttaATACAAGTATATCGAAAATCATTTCTACACCTAAATACAATAATGTGTGTGCAATCGTAAATCCAATTATATCAGACTCCACTTATAGAATTACACCCGACCCAAATATTTTGTTGTatctatttttgtttgatattaaAAGCCTCTCTTCACACACTTAGCAGCAGTAGCGGTTACCTCATCTTCTCTTTCTCCTCTCTTCACAAACCCTGCAAATTCATTCACAGCACAAATTTTTCATCtgatttatctatatatatatacatacatatttatgtatatgtacACATTGTACCGGAGCCGCCACCGGAAACCCTAGATCCACCGTCAAAGATTTTATTGAAAAAGATTTAGTAATCTAGGTTTCATCGAAGAAAAACCCACATCAATTATGGTTGGCCCTACGCCGCCGTCGACTGAGGTTCCGGTACCGGCATCGGCACCACTACCGGCAACGGTTCAATTATCAGCTGAAGAAGAAGCTGTGAAGAGTAACACCGATTGCGTTTATTTTCTTGCGTCTCCTCTCACATGCAAAAAGGTtcgattttttttgtttttgattttcaatCGAGTGTTGATTTATCTTCAgaattatttgaatttgatgCCCTTTTGTGTTGAGGATGTGTGTTGCAAGAGATAAAGAttgtgtttttaattattttttttcgttAATTTCTAGATGAGTTTTGTGTTATTGGTAAACCCTGCTGGTTTTGGCTGCTGTTGGTTAGTAGACTATCTGAACTTTCACCTTGTAATCCCCTCCCCAAAAATTTACTATATAAAAGGAACTATTTCATGATTATGTAAGTTTAAAGCTTAAAAGAATcttgattttatgaaatgaatTTGATGCAGCAACTTCTTTACACAATAAGGTTTTaaggtatatatatgtatagttcATACAGTAAGAACCATCTGAAGCTTGTGCAaactattgtttttttttttaagtcatGGCTTagcttttcattttaaatttgtgtGATGCTTGTGTGATTGCGGAGGGTCTATCGGAAACGCTCTGTGTTTGAAAGGAAGGGGTAAGGCTGCGTATACACCACCCTCCCCAAatcccacttgtgggattacactcggtatgttgttgttgttgcttgtGTGGTTGCGATCCTAAAACCATCTATTGCATTGCATGATTTCTGCTGGAATTTTTAGGTTTCTGCTAGGTATTATGAGCCTGATTGTTTCGTTTAATAGGAATTTGTTTTGTTTCTGTCGCTTTTATGATGGTTTTGTCAAACTGGATTTAGTCAATCTTGGAGTAAGTTTAAAGTTGGCGACTTCGATAACGACAGTAAGTGCATTGTTCACGAACACATAcaatgttataaggatgatgGGCAATCACATTTGTCTTTATGTTCTTTTGTCGGGATATATTGTTTTTGCATTTGAATCTATTGGTTGTGTGCGCGTGATCCTTCTTATCATGTTAGACAAAGTCAATCGATGCAACACGTGCAACTACCGAAAttgtttctcattttttttttgagtctTTTCGTAACTGTTTGGTAAAAACCACTTGTGTAAAAATCCCTTTAGCATCTTTCTATATTACAGGATCTCTGTTCCTTTTTGTGTAAATGCATGTATGGTGGATTTCTCCATGCTATATAACGTCTTAAAGGGCCATATCTTACaaggattaaaaaaataatcttggTTATAAATGGATTATTTTATCCGACATTTGGTTGGATTTTTGTTTCCAATATAAGCAATACTGGGATTATTTTATACCGGATTAACATGGATCTTATACCAGGATTAGCTAACCCTGGATAAAATAGCTAACGACAAAGTATCCTTAGTTGCCTTTTTACTCTTTTCCtatttacttaaaaataacTGTATAGATGTAAACAGAACtttatcaaacttaaaaacAGACACATGTTTTGCGTTATACACCTTATATCTCATTTTCATTGCAATGAACCAAATGTTTTATAATCCAGGGATTATTAGTCCCAAAATTATCCCTGTGCTTTATAATCCTGGCATAGCTTTGTGTACGAACTAAACGACCCTTAATGAACTAATTTACATTTATGGATCTAATGAACTTCTATTGatgcttcaatttttttttgttgacaGGGAAGCGAGTGCGAGTACCGCCATAGTGACATGGCTAGGCTTAATCCAAGGGATTGCTGGTACTGGTTGAATGGAAACTGCTTAAACCCAAAGTGTGCATTCCGACACCCTGTGAGTTATTACTTTCTCAAACTGCTCTAGTTTCTTATCATCTCCATGCTATAAATATGCAAAGATCCTTGTCGTCATGTACATATAAAGTTTCTACTTTTACTAGCAGGTATGTTGCTCTATATTTGCTAGTTAGTCATTCAATTGACTCTTAACCTTTTCCCTGTAGCCTCTTGATGGGATTTTGGAAGCTCAAGCTCCAACTGCTATGGGATTTTCTGCAGCTTATAAGGTATCTGTTGCGCCTATGCCACAGGTTCCATATGCTTCTAGTAAACAAGATGTGCCCTGCATATTTTTCCAGCAAGGGATTTGTCGAAAGGGTGATAAGTGTGGATTCATGCATGCACCAAGCTTTGTTTCTAACAACCCTACACAACCTCCGGTGTCTACTGCATCTAGTGAAACTTCAACTGTTAAGAAGGCATTTGGTGGGGTTGAAAAGTCTGTGCAAGGCACGGAACTTTCACAAACAAATGCTCTGAAGCCTTGTGAACTACCTAAACCTGTGATAAAACTGGGAAATCATCTGACTAAGAAAGATAATACCTTTGATGAGAAGTTACTGCCTCCAAATTCTGTCATAAAGAGAGAGCATTCCAGGTACAAGCCACCAAGTGCTCCTCCAACCAATGGCATTTCTTTCAGTGCCCCCAACAGAAAGCAGCAGCCCATTGGGATTGATGATCACAACAGCATGCAATACAAGGATGATGAAATTTCAAGGGAGCCTTCTCCTGGTTTTGATGTTCTTGTGGATGATGAGCTCAGAGGTTCAGATTATTATCATGGTGAAGATCATTATGGTGGAAGAAGGGAGAATGGGGGGAGAAATGAATATGACATGGGTGATTCTGCTGATTATGATTCAGTGGCAGATATGGACCGAGATATGTACCCTGATGTGCGTGGATATGACTCGTATGATAGGCTTCAGGGTCACTATGCTTGGGAGCAGCGTATAGCTTCTTCTGAGAGAATACCAGGGGTCTCAGCTCATCCTGAAAGGAGACGCTATGGTACAGTAGATAGTCCTGAACATGTTGAGATATCAGATCTGAGGCATCAGTTATCGAAGCATAGGAGGGGTAGCGGTTTGAAATCTGTTATCGGTCATGACTTTTCAAGTGAAAAGCATGTTGAAGGTCGAGCCAACAAGAGCTCTAGGAGGGATGCACGCTATTTACCTTCACATGATAGTTCTCTTAATGGTGGTCGCCTTCGAGGAAGAATAAAGCTTCCAGTTCGATCATCTTCTCCAGATGACAGGGCTGATTTACGGTTGGATAGGGCTAGAGACCGTGGCAGATTGTCTTCAGAAAGGCCACAACCATACTCTTACCAAGGAAGGCCTCGAGACAGAATAAAGGGAAGAATGCAAGAGGATATCAATAGTGATGGCAGAAACAACAGAGTTCATCATGTAAGGAGAGATATAATAAATGTCAATAATTCTGACTTCCTGCGTCCTAAAAGTCTTGCAGAACTTAAAGGTAGGAAAACCGCTGAGAGCAATGAGCAACAACCCCCTAGAAAACGGAAGTTCCAAAAGCTGGATGGTGGGGAGGATCTATCATTTGAAGGACCAATGCctttaaaagaaattttgaagAGGAAAAGAGGGGGTGAAGGTAACATGTCATCTGGTGGGAGTGAAGACGATCAACATGAAAGAAAGCACCAGACGGAGAGGACTTCCATGACTTCACGGAGTGTGGATTTTCCTTCCTCTGTTACCAAGAACGGGTCTGACCTTCCTATTCAGAAGGAAGATTCTAAGCTTGTGCCCAAATCAGCGGATCACCAATCTCCTTTGTACCGCTCCGAAAATGAACTTGAAGCTGAAGAAGAGATGGTTGTGGAAGGAGCAGGCACCCAAGATCACAAAGGCTATGATCAGAGAGATGGACATGATGATGACTATGAGCCGGTTGAAGGTGAAGATTACAACTTCGATGAAGGTGACCCTGATGACGAATTCTtggatgatgatgacgacgacttTGCAAAGAAGTTGGGCGTTCACTAATAAAAGTCAGGAGATTCGTCTGCTCTAAGCTGTATTTGTTTTCTATACATCTGTGAGCTCTTTTTAGGTTCAATGAGCAGATTTAAGAAGTGTAGGGTAACaaactttcttttttcttggcCTTTGTACTATTAGAAACTTTTTGTCATGTATTTAAACTCTCTGAGGTGGATGGATAGTTTTCCACCAGCTAAGAGTTGCTGGGGGGTTAGGTTTGCCCAAAAGGGTCAAGACTGTATGTAACTTTTTAGAGTGTTAACAAAAAGTGCCTTTGCAGCTTTGCTATATCCTCTCCTAAAGCTGCTGGATCAGTTTAAGCATCATTGGAATTTTCCCCTTGCATAATGACTAAAGTGATTTGCACAAATTGGTTGTTTGGTCCTGCTTTTAaagttttcatccaattttaaGAAGTTTTGCTTTACATAAGATTACAAGTCCTGGCTTTGGCATATCATCAGAAGTTCTGAATTTTGATGGATGGACAAATACTTGCCTTGCCACAAGTCCTTTGTACCAAGTGTACACAAGTCTTGATGGACTATTAGAATTTCTAATGGTGAGGAGGAAATTTGCCTTGCCACAAGTCCTAATGACTTTGGGACTAACTGTTCACAAGTCTTGACGGACTATTAGAATTTCTAGTGGATGGGCAAGAAATTTGTCTTGCCACAAGTCATTAGGACATTAATACAACATCTATCACAACTTATACACAAATTCTGATGCATCATTAAGAGTAGTTGCACAAAGAGATGGcttacatttacaaaaataaaatgggaacaAAAACTAAACACAGTCCTTAAAAAGATGATTTGAACTAAAAATCTTGCGAGGAAAGTGGAAATTGGGCTCTAATTATAATGATGCCTACTCATTGAAGGTCAAACGAATACTCTGAAGAAGGTAAATCCCTCAGTTTACAAATTTACGTGTGCTATACTCCAAGATGCTTTTTGTTATCCAGAATACCGACGTCTTTTTTGCccaattttttgtggacgtccgttaagacgttagcTATGGAGCCAGTTGGCCATGACGGTCAAAACGaccaattttgaaggtcaaatgagccaCGAAGTAGGTAAATCTCCCATTTtactgattttcgtgtgctataaacCAAGgattttggtgatccaaaatttcgACGTCTTTTTTGCCAATTTTTTCGTgaacgtccgttaagacgttagTTATGGACCCAGTTGTACCTACGgtcaaaacgacccattttaaaggtcaaatgagccccgaagcagATATAcctattttgccaatttttgtgTACTATCGTCCAtaaatttttggtaatttaaaaTTCCGACGTCTTTCTTGCCCAAAATTTTCATGGATGTCCATTAAGATGTTATCTATGGCGCCAACTAGCCCTGTCAGCCAAAACAgaccattttgaaggtcaaatgagtcctggagcaggtaaacccctcattttatcgattttcgtgtgttatagtccacAATCTTTTTTGTTGATCCAAATTTTGGACGTCCTTTTTcccaaatttttcatggacgtccgttaagacattAGCTAGGGATCCAATTTTCCTTGACGACCAAAACAAACCATTTCAGGTAAACCCCACTGTTtattgattttcgtgtgcagTCCATGATTATTTTGGTTATCCAGAGTTTTGACGTTTTTTTtgtccaatttttttgtggacgtccattagGACTTAAGCTATGGAGCTAGTTGGGCTTGCAGACAAAATgtcccattttgaaggtcaaacaagccccgatgCAGGTTAATCCCCTTAtttaccgattttcgtgtgctattgtCCATGAGTTTTTGGTTACCCGGAATTTTGACGtattttttgcccaaatttttgGTAGACGTCCATTAAGACTTTAACTATGGAGTGAGTTGGCCCCGATGGCCAAAATGTCCCATTTTCAGGGTTAAATGAGCCTCGAAGCAGCTATACCCCATTTTGCCGAATTTAGTGTACTATAGTCCatagatttttggtgatccgaaaaTCGAACTTCTTTTTCccaaattttttatggacgtccttTAAAACATTATCTATGGAGTCAGTTGGCCTTGacagccaaaatagaccaatttaaaggtcaaacaagcctcgaAGTAGGTAAACTccttattttacctattttcgtgtgctata comes from Solanum pennellii chromosome 1, SPENNV200 and encodes:
- the LOC107008190 gene encoding zinc finger CCCH domain-containing protein 17-like, which codes for MVGPTPPSTEVPVPASAPLPATVQLSAEEEAVKSNTDCVYFLASPLTCKKGSECEYRHSDMARLNPRDCWYWLNGNCLNPKCAFRHPPLDGILEAQAPTAMGFSAAYKVSVAPMPQVPYASSKQDVPCIFFQQGICRKGDKCGFMHAPSFVSNNPTQPPVSTASSETSTVKKAFGGVEKSVQGTELSQTNALKPCELPKPVIKLGNHLTKKDNTFDEKLLPPNSVIKREHSRYKPPSAPPTNGISFSAPNRKQQPIGIDDHNSMQYKDDEISREPSPGFDVLVDDELRGSDYYHGEDHYGGRRENGGRNEYDMGDSADYDSVADMDRDMYPDVRGYDSYDRLQGHYAWEQRIASSERIPGVSAHPERRRYGTVDSPEHVEISDLRHQLSKHRRGSGLKSVIGHDFSSEKHVEGRANKSSRRDARYLPSHDSSLNGGRLRGRIKLPVRSSSPDDRADLRLDRARDRGRLSSERPQPYSYQGRPRDRIKGRMQEDINSDGRNNRVHHVRRDIINVNNSDFLRPKSLAELKGRKTAESNEQQPPRKRKFQKLDGGEDLSFEGPMPLKEILKRKRGGEGNMSSGGSEDDQHERKHQTERTSMTSRSVDFPSSVTKNGSDLPIQKEDSKLVPKSADHQSPLYRSENELEAEEEMVVEGAGTQDHKGYDQRDGHDDDYEPVEGEDYNFDEGDPDDEFLDDDDDDFAKKLGVH
- the LOC107008398 gene encoding protein SLOW GREEN 1, chloroplastic, which codes for MNSTLTIGSSSFFHHSTTFPNSPSRSSIFTIPKTAHKSYSRRFVLQASVNGNSKSNPLISTLKSAGVAVVFAAVALGKFPVGTSFASAETPPAAVMEEQQQEEEEEGSPLTQFLESSPEAIEALKNLLQEKLESGEDEESLKILKKLSSAQPENTEWKFLTARLLNEMGKLEDAREVFEEILSETPLSFEALFENALLMDRCGEGVKVIQRLEEALRLAEEESKVKESRDIRFIMAQVQFLQKNVEEALRSYDELEKEDPKDFRPYFCRGMIYSLLDRNKEAREQFAKYRELSPKKFEVEGYLRTALSRMKLFGTDEKES